One Nicotiana tomentosiformis chromosome 4, ASM39032v3, whole genome shotgun sequence genomic window carries:
- the LOC138909517 gene encoding uncharacterized protein, protein MAEYEACILGLRLAIDMNVQELLVIGDSDILVHQILGEWATNNTKIFPYLHCVQELIKRFTKIEFKHVLRIQNEFADTLATLSSMIQHLDKNFIDPIPIGIHKHLAYCAHVEEELGGNPWFHDIKKYLEKGKYPETSTHTQKRTLRRLANHFFQSVGILYRRTLDLGLLRCVDAKEASRLLEEIHAGTCGPHMNGFTLAQKILRAGYFWMTMETDCIKYIQKCHQC, encoded by the coding sequence atggcagaatatgaggcttgcatcttggggctcaggttggccattgacatgaatgttcaggagttgttggtaatcggagattcagatATTTTGGTGCACCAGATTCTAGGGGAATGGGCTACGAATAACACCAAAATATTTCCATAtttgcactgtgtacaagagctgatcaagaggttcacaaagatagaattcaagcatgttctgaggattcagaatgagtttgcagatacGTTAGCtactttgtcttccatgatacaacacctgGACAAGAACTTCAttgatcctatcccaatagggattcataaacatctcgcttattgtgctcatgttgaagaagagcttggcggaaatccatggttccatgacatcaagAAGTACCTAGAAAAGGGAAAATACCCAGAGACTTCTACCCATACTCAGAAGCGCACGCTTCGAAGattagccaaccatttctttcaaagtgtGGGAATTTTATATAGAAGGACTCTTGACCTAGGGTTACTACGGTGTGTggatgccaaggaggcatccagattgctcgaggaaattcatgccggaacttgcggaccgcacatgaatggtTTCACCTTAGCccagaagatattaagagcagggtatttctggatgactatggaaacagactgcatcaagtatattcagaagtgtcaccaatgctAG
- the LOC138909518 gene encoding uncharacterized protein: MAREAAICFSWISYHSSHINWATPYLLVYGTEAVIPAEVEIPSLRIIQKAELNDAEWVQSHYEQLALIDGKRMNVDKAKGNFSPNWQGPYMVHRVLTGEALIFVEMDGEI; this comes from the exons atggcacgagaagctgccATTTGCTTTTCTTGGATATCGTACCACAGTTCGCATATCAACTGGGCAACTCCCTACCTattggtttatggtactgaagcagttattcctgccgaagtagaaatcccttctctAAGAATCATACAAAAAGCTGAGCTCAATGATGCAGAATGGGTACAGAGCCActatgaacaactagctctcattgatgggaaaagaatgaatgtg GATAAAGCTAAGGGGAatttctcacccaactggcaaggtccctacatggttcatcgagttCTAACAGGAGAAGCACTTATATTTGTTGAAATGGACGGAGAGATTtag